From a single Plutella xylostella chromosome 5, ilPluXylo3.1, whole genome shotgun sequence genomic region:
- the LOC125491389 gene encoding uncharacterized protein LOC125491389, with the protein MGERPICFNLLLKDELTYEATVRGVKPEATADQLRIQLTELATRMPSDEVIYFEGDVTSELEKVKNKIKDLQSSLSKPNLQLKHIKRCESLANHLYHRLGRINAVSKEETCMLGDLLLQLESRDSELRYISKAYQEQEKKQDIPVVGCIEPCPKVDHTQIQKLNLVFNGSDSVQAFVQRLEELCNSRGISEETLFNSVAEIFSGDALFWFRGVKEEVSSWKEVKARLYEEFLPFDYNRRLLQEMRSRTQGADESIIKYLSTMRNYFSRLSVPLPESEQLEIVQGNLRPFYTSQLALTNVGNWNELKERCRQLEYAKYRADSFAEPPRVSANSVAPDLAYQARNRLSVNAVDTEVDLFCVRCRVLGHGLWQCSAPPTQLCYSCGLKGATLHTCPRCGPSVAEPPKPQQKPDPAGPTVAGVSVNNEQPGTKSSGSSSRRRRRRRRRRRRRCEEAGDGDADSGLRPYLDVAIYHHRCRGLLDSGSTVSVIGGKAAQSLSSCGTLYPAEEKSIITANGSHSPVSGFKILPVTVEDVTAFVKFYVVPDISSELLLGIDFWRAFNIAPDVLNLLNKRGVSKSREPYASEVRHLNSCNELSASKCVPADNATASLVVRGRRSQDCQLSRVRRSMDSKSYLTASLTPNYERYTVVQQVSGFVYILEDSNGNQTECHARDILCRIDVP; encoded by the coding sequence ATGGGGGAACGTCCGATATGTTTCAACCTTTTATTAAAAGATGAATTGACATACGAGGCCACAGTCCGAGGTGTCAAGCCTGAGGCCACTGCAGACCAATTAAGAATACAATTAACAGAATTAGCTACGCGGATGCCTTCGGACGAGGTTATCTACTTTGAGGGAGATGTTACCTCAGAGTtagaaaaagttaaaaacaaaattaaagactTGCAGAGCTCACTTTCAAAACCAAATTTGCAGTTAAAACACATCAAGCGTTGCGAATCATTGGCTAACCATTTATATCACCGCTTAGGTCGTATAAATGCCGTCAGTAAGGAGGAGACTTGTATGCTCGGGGACTTGCTCTTACAACTCGAATCTAGGGACAGCGAACTGAGGTACATTTCTAAAGCTTATCAGGAGCAAGAAAAGAAACAGGATATCCCTGTCGTAGGGTGTATAGAGCCGTGTCCTAAGGTGGACCACACACAGATCCAAAAACTGAACCTTGTCTTTAACGGCAGTGATAGTGTGCAAGCATTCGTGCAGCGACTGGAGGAGCTTTGCAATTCTCGAGGTATCTCTGAGGAGACGTTATTTAATTCCGTCGCAGAAATTTTTAGCGGTGACGCCTTGTTTTGGTTTAGGGGTGTCAAGGAGGAGGTCTCGAGTTGGAAAGAGGTTAAGGCTCGTTTGTATGAGGAGTTCCTGCCATTCGATTATAATCGGCGTTTATTACAGGAGATGCGGTCGCGGACACAAGGTGCTGATGAATCCATCATAAAGTACTTAAGCACAATGCGGAATTATTTTTCTAGGCTCAGCGTGCCGTTACCGGAGTCAGAGCAGCTGGAGATAGTACAAGGTAACCTTAGACCGTTTTACACGAGTCAGCTTGCTCTTACAAACGTCGGGAACTGGAACGAGCTGAAGGAACGCTGTAGGCAGCTGGAGTACGCCAAATACCGAGCAGACTCTTTTGCGGAGCCGCCCCGAGTTTCTGCGAATTCGGTAGCGCCGGACTTAGCCTATCAGGCTAGGAACCGACTTTCGGTTAACGCCGTAGACACCGAGGTGGACTTATTTTGCGTTCGTTGCAGGGTTCTTGGACATGGCCTTTGGCAATGTAGTGCACCACCCACCCAATTGTGTTACTCTTGTGGTTTAAAGGGTGCCACCTTGCACACGTGTCCACGGTGTGGTCCGTCAGTCGCTGAGCCACCGAAACCACAACAAAAGCCAGATCCTGCTGGACCAACCGTTGCTGGGGTAAGCGTGAACAACGAACAGCCTGGAACCAAATCCTCCGGCAGTAGTAGTCGCCGTcgtcgccgtcgccgccgccgccgtcgccgccgctgTGAAGAGGCAGGTGATGGAGACGCGGACAGTGGCTTGCGACCTTATTTAGATGTCGCGATTTACCACCATCGTTGCAGAGGGTTGTTGGATTCGGGTTCTACAGTTTCGGTCATTGGCGGAAAGGCGGCCCAATCCCTCTCCAGTTGTGGTACGTTGTATCCAGCTGAGGAGAAATCCATTATCACGGCTAATGGATCACATTCTCCGGTTTCTGGTTTTAAGATTTTACCGGTGACTGTAGAGGATGTTACGGCTTTCGTGAAATTTTATGTCGTTCCTGATATTTCTTCAGAATTGCTGTTAGGTATAGATTTCTGGCGTGCTTTTAATATCGCACCTGATGTTCTGAACCTACTCAATAAAAGAGGAGTCTCTAAAAGCAGGGAACCGTATGCAAGTGAGGTTAGACATTTGAACTCATGCAACGAGTTGAGTGCTTCGAAGTGTGTACCGGCTGATAACGCTACTGCCAGTTTGGTAGTTCGTGGTCGTCGCTCACAGGATTGCCAACTCAGTAGGGTTCGCCGAAGCATGGATTCAAAGTCGTACTTGACTGCTAGTTTGACTCCGAATTACGAGAGGTATACAGTAGTTCAACAAGTGTCTGGATTTGTCTACATTCTTGAAGATAGCAATGGGAACCAGACAGAGTGTCACGCCAGGGATATTCTCTGTAGAATTGATGTTCCGTAG